In one window of Hyla sarda isolate aHylSar1 chromosome 1, aHylSar1.hap1, whole genome shotgun sequence DNA:
- the LOC130307144 gene encoding glycosyltransferase family 92 protein F49C12.5-like: MSCPLKYLFIAMNACGFIFIFLFFLHQPEDRNINFSPNIVTGPFIALEDNKTFIISPYYDPRETNLIRTIAVVHKTVKDLYCLFYCKHNGVLPVKAEIDIVKDWFGFPYETANLLCKIPSEWDYVYMSVHINSSKDIEPIPVLKIPKEPLKSFSASFTVCISALYGRYNNVMQVIQAIEMYKLLGASRVTIYNNSCHENVDKVLRYYIQEGVVEVIPWPVDKYLKTTTKWKYVKGDDSDIGYYGQVAALNDCMYRNMFKSEFVLLNDIDEIILPVKYWNWSSLMSNLLKRYPETSVFRFENHVFPSVVNASGFNYWYHVPGINILQHPYREPSANQSINPQKMIINPRKVIQTSIHTVLKAEGHITAVSRKDGILFHCKAKRNKNIPEKNLIKDNIILRYNVTLIPKVDEVVQKLFPQH; encoded by the coding sequence ATGTCTTGTCCATTAAAATACCTGTTCATTGCAATGAATGCTTGTGGGTTCATTTTCATCTTCCTATTCTTTCTACATCAACCTGAGGATCGCAATATTAACTTCAGTCCCAACATTGTCACCGGCCCCTTCATCGCTCTTGAGGATAATAAGACTTTCATAATTTCTCCTTATTATGATCCCAGAGAAACTAATTTGATAAGAACAATTGCTGTAGTCCATAAAACAGTGAAAGACCTTTACTGCTTGTTCTATTGTAAACACAATGGTGTTTTACCTGTTAAGGCAGAAATTGACATTGTTAAAGACTGGTTTGGATTCCCTTATGAGACAGCCAACCTACTATGTAAAATCCCATCTGAATGGGATTATGTCTATATGTCTGTCCATATAAACAGTTCAAAAGACATAGAACCAATTCCAGTGTTAAAGATTCCAAAAGAGCCTCTAAAATCATTTTCTGCTAGTTTTACTGTTTGCATCTCTGCATTATATGGACGATATAATAATGTAATGCAGGTGATTCAGGCCATTGAAATGTATAAATTACTAGGAGCTTCTAGAGTCACCATCTACAACAACAGCTGCCATGAAAATGTGGATAAAGTACTGAGATATTACATTCAAGAAGGTGTGGTAGAAGTTATACCCTGGCCAGTAGACAAGTATCTAAAAACTACGACAAAATGGAAATATGTTAAAGGAGATGACAGTGATATTGGCTACTATGGACAAGTTGCGGCTTTAAATGACTGCATGTATAGAAATATGTTCAAAAGTGAATTTGTTCTCCTAAATGACATTGATGAGATTATTCTTCCAGTAAAGTATTGGAACTGGTCATCTTTAATGAGTAATCTTCTAAAACGATATCCGGAAACAAGTGTCTTTCGTTTTGAAAATCATGTCTTTCCATCAGTGGTTAATGCATCTGGATTCAACTATTGGTATCATGTACCAGGGATTAATATTCTTCAACATCCTTATCGAGAACCTAGTGCTAACCAGTCCATCAATCCACAAAAAATGATTATTAATCCACGAAAAGTCATTCAAACATCAATCCATACAGTTTTAAAGGCTGAAGGACATATTACAGCGGTTTCACGAAAAGATGGTATTCTATTTCACTGTAAAGCAAAACGGAACAAGAATATTCCAGAGAAGAACTTGATCAAGGATAACATCATTTTGCGATACAATGTGACTCTAATTCCGAAAGTTGATGAGGTTGTTCAGAAACTTTTCCCTCAGCACTAG